A portion of the Bacteroidales bacterium genome contains these proteins:
- a CDS encoding type II toxin-antitoxin system HicB family antitoxin, with protein sequence MKREFTAFIESATEGGFWAICPEIEGANGQGETVEEAKQNLKEAIKLILDDKLEDFRRGSTEEVIIDSVLVE encoded by the coding sequence ATGAAACGAGAATTTACTGCCTTCATCGAATCCGCCACTGAGGGAGGCTTCTGGGCCATCTGCCCTGAAATTGAAGGCGCAAACGGTCAGGGAGAAACCGTGGAGGAAGCCAAACAAAATCTTAAAGAGGCCATCAAGCTGATCCTTGACGATAAATTGGAAGATTTCCGTCGCGGAAGCACCGAGGAAGTGATTATTGATTCGGTTTTGGTAGAATGA
- a CDS encoding ATP-binding protein, producing the protein MIARKQYLDQFGEFIDKPFIKVLTGIRRCGKSAMLQLLREQLLGRGIAESHILLINFESFEFSVLDTSEKLYEYLRSKIIDNQRFYILLDEIQEVKEWEKTVNALTVDFDTDVYITGSNSRLLSSELATYLAGRHVQIPVYTLSFAEYLHFKQQRDPELSINAHEAFAAFLQLGGFPVLHTLDYPVETAWKIVFDIYSSAILRDTVQRHNIRDVELLERVVRFVFDNIGNSFSAKNVADFFKSQQRRIDLNTVYNYLYALESAFIIYRTPRYDIKGREILKTFEKYFVGDHALIYALMGYRGRMIGGLLENIVSLELRRRGYNVYVGKIDDKEIDFVAENKDEKVYVQVCYLMAEKSTIDRELQPLLSIRDNHPKYLVTMDESWHDNLEGIKVLHIADFLLMEDLS; encoded by the coding sequence ATGATAGCGAGAAAGCAGTATTTAGATCAATTCGGGGAGTTTATTGACAAACCTTTTATCAAAGTGCTGACAGGCATCAGACGTTGTGGCAAATCGGCCATGCTTCAACTTTTGAGAGAGCAGCTACTTGGCCGTGGTATTGCAGAAAGTCACATCTTACTGATCAACTTTGAGAGTTTTGAGTTTTCGGTATTGGATACTTCGGAAAAACTCTATGAATATCTTCGCAGTAAAATCATTGACAATCAACGTTTTTATATTTTGCTCGATGAGATACAAGAGGTGAAAGAATGGGAAAAAACCGTCAATGCACTCACCGTTGATTTCGATACTGATGTTTATATTACCGGATCAAATTCCCGGTTACTTTCATCGGAACTGGCAACCTATCTTGCCGGGAGGCACGTTCAAATACCTGTTTACACGCTCTCTTTTGCCGAATATCTCCATTTCAAGCAGCAGCGCGACCCTGAATTGAGCATCAATGCACATGAGGCCTTTGCCGCGTTTTTGCAACTGGGTGGTTTCCCGGTTTTGCACACGCTCGACTATCCAGTGGAAACGGCCTGGAAAATCGTGTTCGATATTTATTCATCAGCTATCCTGCGCGATACGGTGCAGCGCCACAACATCCGCGATGTTGAATTGCTCGAAAGGGTGGTCAGGTTTGTATTCGACAACATTGGCAACAGCTTTTCGGCAAAAAACGTAGCCGACTTTTTTAAAAGCCAACAACGCAGGATTGATTTGAATACGGTGTACAACTACCTTTATGCTCTCGAAAGCGCTTTCATCATTTACCGTACTCCCCGCTACGACATCAAAGGCAGGGAAATTCTGAAAACATTCGAGAAGTATTTTGTTGGCGATCATGCACTTATCTATGCTTTGATGGGCTATCGGGGCAGAATGATCGGGGGGTTGCTCGAAAACATCGTTTCGCTTGAGTTGCGGCGAAGGGGTTATAATGTTTATGTCGGAAAAATTGATGACAAAGAGATTGATTTTGTAGCTGAAAATAAAGATGAAAAAGTTTATGTTCAGGTTTGTTACCTCATGGCGGAGAAAAGTACAATTGACAGGGAACTCCAGCCACTTCTCAGCATTCGCGACAACCACCCCAAATATTTAGTCACCATGGACGAATCCTGGCACGATAACCTGGAAGGAATAAAGGTGCTTCATATTGCCGACTTCCTGCTAATGGAGGACCTTTCATAA
- a CDS encoding RNA-directed DNA polymerase — MNFDWTWKRLLFDFENGLFIKQTQELSFINMLIHNWKEKITKEINDNTFIPSAAFYCNVPKKGGLVRPGSHLEITDHFYYLHLIGEAYNNIFQTLKWSQEVKDFAYVLTGNIDGTKWVKNRFECWDAFRKRSIEKIGEGYPFVIIADITGYYENIDHFTLYSDLKIAGVEDKIANAIKTCHRKWAIIQNKGIPQACTASHILAKLYLNEIDLALHDSKIEHLRYVDDIRIFCKSKAEAKKALVQLIELLRLRGLNLQSAKTKILKAEDARNSFENIQFIIENISSRIKEHQTLQNEAIIDGLVLDNSPSLTPEQFEKLKEIKDAETIEVLIETFRAYFCERSDESFDKTLFHYLLNRLAEARNSFAVDYCLSIIEKHPQETEYILKYITKINAQAKAIDELTKFLSSPLSTYPFQEYQILKWINENYQKVPEDIVAIIRERHKEANDWYLKSEIKRHLGLFGNTADLSNIAADYPNCRTPMEQAETVLSLKRLEKVKRNSFYSKIKGDHPYVDAAIEITK, encoded by the coding sequence ATGAACTTCGACTGGACTTGGAAACGACTTCTATTCGACTTTGAAAATGGACTGTTCATCAAACAGACCCAAGAGCTCAGTTTTATTAATATGCTTATCCACAATTGGAAGGAAAAGATAACAAAAGAAATAAATGACAATACTTTTATTCCTTCTGCTGCCTTCTACTGCAACGTCCCAAAAAAAGGTGGTCTTGTGCGACCTGGCAGCCATTTAGAAATTACTGATCATTTTTATTACCTGCACCTTATTGGAGAAGCTTACAATAATATTTTCCAAACTCTAAAATGGTCGCAAGAAGTAAAGGACTTTGCCTACGTTTTAACTGGAAATATAGATGGCACCAAATGGGTGAAAAATCGATTTGAATGTTGGGATGCATTCAGAAAAAGGAGTATCGAAAAAATAGGCGAAGGTTATCCTTTTGTTATAATTGCTGACATTACTGGATATTACGAGAATATTGATCATTTTACCCTTTATTCTGACCTAAAAATTGCAGGGGTTGAGGATAAGATTGCTAATGCAATAAAAACATGTCATAGAAAATGGGCCATCATACAAAACAAGGGTATTCCGCAAGCTTGCACAGCATCTCACATACTTGCCAAGCTATACCTTAATGAAATCGACTTAGCGCTCCACGACTCTAAAATAGAACACCTTCGATATGTAGATGACATTAGAATATTCTGCAAATCAAAAGCTGAAGCTAAGAAAGCACTTGTACAACTCATAGAACTACTAAGATTGAGAGGTCTAAATCTGCAATCAGCGAAAACCAAAATTTTGAAAGCGGAAGATGCAAGAAATTCATTTGAAAATATTCAATTCATAATTGAAAATATCTCTTCACGAATCAAAGAGCATCAAACTTTACAAAATGAGGCAATAATTGATGGTCTTGTGTTAGATAATTCACCTTCATTAACACCTGAGCAATTTGAGAAACTCAAAGAGATAAAAGATGCTGAGACTATTGAGGTATTAATTGAGACCTTCCGAGCATACTTCTGTGAAAGATCTGACGAATCCTTTGACAAGACCTTATTCCATTATTTGCTTAATAGGCTGGCAGAGGCAAGAAATTCTTTTGCAGTGGATTACTGCCTTTCAATAATTGAAAAGCATCCTCAAGAAACAGAATACATTTTAAAATACATCACAAAAATTAATGCACAAGCCAAAGCTATAGATGAACTTACAAAGTTTCTTTCCTCACCTCTTTCAACATATCCATTTCAAGAATATCAGATTTTAAAGTGGATCAACGAAAATTACCAAAAGGTTCCAGAAGATATAGTAGCAATAATTCGGGAACGACATAAAGAGGCAAATGACTGGTATTTGAAATCTGAAATAAAAAGGCATTTAGGGTTATTCGGCAACACTGCCGACTTATCCAATATAGCAGCTGACTACCCTAACTGTAGAACACCCATGGAGCAAGCCGAAACAGTCTTAAGTTTAAAAAGGTTGGAGAAGGTAAAAAGGAATTCATTCTATTCCAAAATAAAAGGGGATCATCCTTATGTTGATGCTGCAATTGAAATTACCAAATAG
- a CDS encoding type II toxin-antitoxin system HicA family toxin, which produces MKRKLLEKKLRLAGCYLKREGKSHTLWINPKNGNIEAVPRHADIKELLALKILKNLTGKL; this is translated from the coding sequence ATGAAACGGAAACTTCTTGAAAAGAAACTGCGTCTTGCAGGATGCTATCTCAAAAGAGAAGGCAAATCGCACACTCTTTGGATAAATCCAAAAAATGGCAACATCGAAGCAGTTCCACGACATGCTGATATTAAAGAACTTCTTGCCTTGAAAATTTTAAAGAATCTCACCGGTAAGCTATGA
- a CDS encoding TolC family protein — protein sequence MKIDQITKRIVLTIFSIFLLAITPTINAQNRIWTIEDCFLYAIENNIQIKQSLLDVQYSEVDLQQSKLNLLPNLNGNASASYNWGRVLDRTRYTYSNQETNQANFGLDANMRLFGGLQYQNRIKKAKLDFLASQYATDKIKDDISLLLTQAYLTILYNKELLKVATEQVAITQEQIKRTEKLVEAGKLAMGSLLEIQAQGAREEINEINYENSLALSYLDLLQILDLPADADFEIEVPVFDTELTLEVLPISQIYEVALGTQALIKNAEVNVESAYKNVAIAQGALSPVLSLQSGWNTNFSNQYRKVVFDTLTGNIYQTDVIPFGDQFADNQSRYLGIGLSIPIFNGYQAASNVARARIAASNAEYTYDLTKNTLRKNIEQAYYDAQAAFKSYQATQKSLSSFSESFRYTEQKFTVGMATSVDYNLAKTQLTAVESELVRARYDYIFKTKILDFYMGRPITLN from the coding sequence ATGAAAATTGATCAAATTACGAAAAGAATCGTTCTCACCATCTTTTCAATTTTTCTGCTCGCCATCACCCCAACGATCAACGCACAAAACAGAATCTGGACCATCGAAGACTGTTTTCTGTATGCTATCGAAAACAATATTCAGATTAAGCAAAGCCTGCTTGATGTACAATACAGCGAAGTTGATCTGCAACAAAGCAAGTTAAATTTGTTACCAAATCTGAATGGCAATGCATCTGCAAGCTACAACTGGGGAAGGGTACTCGACCGCACAAGGTACACTTACAGCAACCAGGAAACCAATCAGGCAAATTTCGGCCTTGATGCTAACATGAGGCTTTTTGGTGGATTACAGTATCAAAACAGAATAAAAAAGGCAAAACTTGACTTTCTCGCCAGTCAATATGCTACTGACAAAATCAAGGATGACATAAGTCTGTTGTTGACGCAAGCCTACCTGACCATTCTCTATAATAAAGAGTTGCTAAAAGTGGCTACCGAACAGGTTGCTATTACACAGGAACAAATCAAACGGACTGAAAAGTTGGTTGAAGCAGGAAAACTTGCAATGGGCAGCCTGCTCGAAATCCAGGCTCAAGGCGCCAGGGAAGAAATCAACGAGATCAATTACGAAAATTCTCTGGCACTTTCATACCTTGATCTCCTCCAAATTCTTGACCTGCCTGCCGATGCTGACTTCGAAATTGAAGTTCCGGTTTTCGACACCGAACTTACCCTCGAAGTCCTTCCAATCAGTCAGATTTATGAGGTAGCATTGGGTACACAAGCCTTAATTAAGAATGCAGAAGTAAACGTTGAAAGCGCATACAAAAACGTTGCAATTGCGCAGGGAGCGCTTAGTCCGGTGCTTTCGTTACAAAGCGGATGGAACACAAACTTTTCTAACCAATACCGTAAAGTTGTTTTCGATACCCTTACCGGTAATATTTATCAGACAGATGTAATCCCGTTTGGTGATCAGTTTGCTGACAATCAAAGCCGGTATCTTGGGATCGGATTGAGCATCCCCATTTTCAACGGGTACCAGGCAGCTTCAAATGTGGCACGCGCCAGAATTGCCGCTTCCAATGCTGAATACACTTATGATCTGACCAAAAATACACTTAGGAAAAATATTGAGCAGGCTTATTATGATGCACAGGCAGCTTTCAAAAGTTACCAGGCAACCCAAAAATCCCTTTCATCATTCAGTGAATCATTCCGATATACCGAGCAAAAATTTACCGTTGGTATGGCCACATCGGTTGACTATAACCTTGCAAAAACGCAACTAACCGCCGTTGAATCGGAATTGGTGCGTGCGAGGTATGACTACATTTTCAAAACAAAAATTCTCGATTTTTACATGGGGAGGCCCATCACATTGAACTAG
- a CDS encoding T9SS type A sorting domain-containing protein — MKRLPILLIFTIQLISGGIIAQNINYLAADRGNLSDTLDALTYEIHINEMDFSAKTISAKTIITIQSKVDNLSVIRLELLDLTVDEVNAGGLPVTGFQHQSPWLVIPLTTPINQGDVIEVDVTYHGAPFYEGWGGFHWSGQYAFNLGVGFESDPHNLGKAWFPGVDDFHDRAIYEVFVTVDDPKMAVCGGTLLEVIDHGNGSKTYHWKIHDDIPTYLASVAIGEYINVPSSFTSMTGAEIPIGIYVRPSDTAKVAGSFQTLNQVLEAFENYFGPYQWERVGYVGTQLGAMEHSTNIAYPNSSITGNLSNEWLMAHELSHQWFGNMVTCASAEDMWLNEGWAVFTESLYREALYGSEAYHTNMFAKHRSVLHNAHVSDGGYLALYGIPTQHTYGTTVYQKGGIVVHTLRNYLGDELFFPAVQAYLEAFRFNYADSWDLRDFLSSHTGVDLTDFFDAWVFTPGFPEFSLDSFNVQPAGNFYDVTVFAKQKLKGPSQLANSNRVEVTFMDQQWQKETVLMEFSGETGSQSFTISIEPSIAMIDFYDKIADATTDKHMTLYPSTNQNLFDVFAKIRVESMPASDSAFIRFTHRWVPPDDLKSPVPGLSLSDYRHWRIDGLFPESTTITASFMYNKFNNLDGNLMSNPGDSLVILYRPDRAADWQGVPFVKIGAPNTGYIEVPNTQPGEYTLAVWDQSYVKVPQITNDQEHDIRIFPNPANGAVILDFEELAPAAVYIYDTSGRLIFSLFNEEMMPYLEWDTTGLERGTYFLQFIDTAGQEISTKKLLIN; from the coding sequence ATGAAACGGTTACCTATACTCCTGATCTTTACGATACAGCTTATTTCTGGTGGAATCATTGCACAGAATATCAATTATTTAGCTGCAGATCGCGGCAACCTGAGTGATACACTGGATGCCCTCACCTACGAGATTCACATCAATGAAATGGACTTTTCAGCTAAAACCATTTCAGCCAAAACCATTATAACCATACAATCAAAGGTGGATAATCTCAGTGTGATCAGGCTTGAATTGCTTGACCTGACTGTTGATGAGGTCAATGCTGGTGGTCTTCCCGTTACCGGATTTCAGCATCAAAGCCCGTGGCTGGTTATTCCGCTTACCACTCCCATCAATCAAGGTGATGTAATCGAAGTTGATGTGACCTATCACGGAGCTCCATTTTACGAAGGATGGGGTGGCTTCCATTGGAGCGGTCAGTATGCGTTCAACCTGGGAGTGGGTTTCGAATCTGATCCTCACAATTTGGGCAAGGCATGGTTTCCAGGTGTTGACGATTTTCACGACCGGGCGATTTACGAGGTTTTTGTGACAGTGGATGATCCAAAAATGGCCGTTTGTGGTGGAACGCTGCTGGAAGTAATTGATCATGGAAACGGATCGAAAACCTACCACTGGAAAATTCATGATGATATTCCTACTTACCTGGCGTCGGTGGCAATTGGTGAGTACATCAATGTGCCTTCCTCCTTCACCTCGATGACCGGAGCAGAAATTCCCATCGGGATTTATGTGAGGCCATCTGATACAGCAAAAGTTGCCGGATCTTTCCAGACGCTGAACCAGGTACTTGAAGCTTTCGAAAATTATTTCGGACCCTATCAGTGGGAAAGGGTTGGGTATGTTGGAACGCAACTTGGAGCTATGGAGCATTCCACCAACATTGCTTATCCCAATTCCTCCATTACCGGAAATCTCTCCAACGAATGGCTGATGGCGCATGAGCTTTCGCATCAGTGGTTTGGGAATATGGTAACCTGTGCAAGTGCAGAGGATATGTGGCTTAACGAGGGGTGGGCCGTATTTACGGAGTCGCTTTACCGCGAAGCTCTCTATGGATCAGAGGCTTATCATACCAACATGTTTGCTAAACATCGCTCGGTGCTGCACAATGCCCATGTGAGCGATGGGGGCTACCTTGCCCTCTACGGCATCCCGACCCAACATACTTACGGGACTACTGTTTATCAGAAAGGCGGGATTGTAGTTCATACCCTTCGTAATTACCTTGGCGATGAATTGTTTTTTCCTGCTGTGCAGGCGTATCTCGAAGCCTTCAGGTTCAACTATGCCGACTCCTGGGATTTGCGCGATTTTTTGAGCAGCCACACCGGAGTTGATCTGACTGATTTTTTTGATGCTTGGGTTTTTACGCCCGGATTTCCGGAATTTTCGCTGGATTCGTTCAATGTGCAGCCTGCAGGTAATTTTTATGATGTCACTGTTTTTGCGAAACAGAAACTGAAAGGCCCCTCACAACTGGCCAATTCCAACCGTGTGGAAGTGACTTTTATGGATCAGCAATGGCAAAAAGAAACTGTGTTGATGGAGTTTTCGGGTGAGACAGGTTCTCAGTCGTTCACCATCAGCATTGAACCATCCATCGCTATGATAGATTTTTATGACAAGATTGCAGATGCTACTACTGATAAACATATGACCTTATATCCCTCAACAAACCAAAACCTGTTTGATGTTTTTGCCAAAATAAGGGTGGAATCAATGCCTGCAAGCGATTCAGCCTTTATCCGGTTTACCCATCGCTGGGTGCCACCGGATGATTTAAAATCACCGGTTCCGGGGCTTTCACTTTCCGATTACCGCCATTGGAGAATTGACGGACTTTTTCCAGAAAGCACAACCATCACTGCCAGTTTTATGTACAACAAATTCAACAACTTGGATGGTAACCTGATGTCCAATCCAGGCGATTCATTGGTGATCCTCTACCGCCCTGACCGTGCAGCAGACTGGCAGGGAGTCCCCTTCGTCAAAATCGGTGCGCCCAATACAGGTTACATCGAAGTTCCCAATACCCAACCCGGTGAATATACCCTCGCTGTCTGGGATCAGTCTTATGTTAAAGTTCCACAGATAACCAATGACCAGGAACATGACATCCGTATTTTCCCTAACCCGGCTAATGGAGCGGTAATACTTGATTTTGAGGAATTGGCACCTGCAGCTGTTTACATTTACGATACAAGTGGCCGTCTGATTTTTTCGCTTTTCAATGAGGAAATGATGCCTTATCTTGAATGGGATACAACTGGATTGGAAAGAGGAACCTATTTTCTCCAGTTTATCGACACTGCCGGTCAGGAAATCAGCACAAAGAAATTGCTGATCAACTGA
- a CDS encoding DNA alkylation repair protein — protein sequence MNKMVEMLKARFEVLSDPEKAHWQKAYLRNQFDFFGTDRIEQEVVRKEFFAEFGMPDQHETEAFIRELWELPQREFQYFGLFLIEKVIKKVEKDFISLLEYMITTKSWWDTVDMIATHHVGVLFRRFPELIPVYVTKWMDSENLWLERTALLFQLKYKDKTNTALLFDLIHQLAGHKDFFIRKAIGWALREYSKTSPEAVIHFLNNIDLSPLSTREALKVINRKASNH from the coding sequence ATGAATAAAATGGTCGAAATGCTAAAAGCGCGTTTTGAGGTTTTGTCAGACCCCGAAAAAGCGCATTGGCAAAAGGCTTACCTGCGAAATCAATTCGATTTTTTTGGTACAGACAGAATTGAACAGGAAGTGGTCAGGAAGGAATTTTTTGCTGAATTCGGTATGCCCGATCAGCACGAAACCGAAGCCTTTATCAGGGAACTTTGGGAACTCCCCCAACGCGAGTTCCAGTATTTTGGGCTGTTTCTTATTGAAAAGGTGATTAAAAAAGTTGAAAAAGATTTTATCAGCCTGCTCGAATACATGATCACCACAAAATCATGGTGGGATACTGTTGACATGATTGCCACCCATCATGTCGGCGTGCTTTTCCGGCGCTTTCCCGAACTAATTCCGGTTTATGTAACAAAATGGATGGACTCAGAAAACCTTTGGCTGGAAAGGACTGCACTCCTTTTTCAATTAAAATACAAAGACAAAACCAATACTGCCCTGCTTTTTGACCTGATTCACCAACTTGCCGGCCACAAAGATTTTTTTATCCGGAAGGCTATCGGCTGGGCATTGCGCGAATATTCAAAGACCTCGCCGGAAGCAGTGATTCATTTTCTCAACAATATTGACTTATCTCCGCTTAGCACGCGGGAAGCTTTAAAAGTGATTAACCGAAAAGCTTCTAATCATTAA